A stretch of Crossiella cryophila DNA encodes these proteins:
- a CDS encoding electron transfer flavoprotein subunit alpha/FixB family protein, whose translation MSEVLVLVDHVDGEIKKSSFELLTAARSLGEPSAVVVGSPGTAAKLKEALAGHGAAKVYVAESEEAATVLLSPQVSVLAELAGRVSPAAVLVSATIDGKEIAGRLAIRIGSGVLTDAVDVAADGTATQSVFGGAYTVKSQVTSGVPIISVRPGAIEASPADGAAVEEAVTVPAAGDRVAKVTGKELVVGGDRPELSEASVVVSGGRGVGSAESFAVVEQLADSLGAAVGASRAAVDSGYYPHQFQVGQTGKTVAPQLYIALGISGAIQHRAGMQTSKTIVAVNKDTEAPIFEIADFGIVGDLFKVAPQLTEEIGKRKG comes from the coding sequence ATGTCAGAGGTACTGGTCCTCGTCGACCACGTGGACGGCGAGATCAAGAAGTCGTCCTTCGAGCTGCTGACGGCCGCTCGCTCACTCGGTGAGCCCAGCGCGGTCGTGGTCGGCTCGCCCGGCACCGCGGCCAAGCTGAAGGAGGCCCTCGCGGGCCACGGCGCGGCCAAGGTGTACGTGGCCGAGTCCGAGGAAGCGGCCACCGTGCTGCTCTCCCCGCAGGTCTCGGTGCTCGCCGAGCTGGCAGGCCGGGTCAGCCCGGCCGCGGTGCTGGTCTCGGCCACCATCGACGGCAAGGAGATCGCCGGTCGGCTGGCCATCCGGATCGGTTCGGGTGTGCTCACCGACGCGGTCGACGTGGCCGCCGACGGCACCGCCACCCAGTCCGTCTTCGGTGGCGCGTACACGGTGAAGTCCCAGGTCACCTCGGGGGTGCCGATCATCTCGGTGCGTCCGGGCGCGATCGAGGCGTCCCCGGCCGACGGCGCGGCCGTCGAGGAGGCCGTCACGGTCCCCGCCGCGGGTGACCGGGTCGCCAAGGTCACCGGCAAGGAGCTGGTGGTCGGCGGCGACCGCCCCGAGCTGTCCGAGGCATCCGTGGTCGTCTCCGGCGGCCGTGGCGTGGGCAGCGCGGAGAGCTTCGCCGTGGTCGAGCAGCTCGCGGACAGCCTGGGCGCCGCGGTCGGCGCTTCCAGGGCCGCCGTGGACTCCGGCTACTACCCGCACCAGTTCCAGGTCGGCCAGACCGGCAAGACGGTCGCCCCGCAGCTCTACATCGCGCTGGGCATCTCCGGCGCGATCCAGCACCGCGCGGGCATGCAGACCTCGAAGACGATCGTCGCGGTCAACAAGGACACCGAGGCGCCCATCTTCGAGATCGCCGACTTCGGCATCGTCGGGGACCTGTTCAA
- a CDS encoding electron transfer flavoprotein subunit beta/FixA family protein, protein MNIVVLVKQVPDTYSERKLTEADHTLDRDSADAVLDEINERAVEEALRIQEAHGGEVTVVAMGPERTTEAIRKALSMGADKAIHLTDPALHGSCQVTTAKALAKLVSGIEGVDLVIAGNESSDGRGGAVPAMVAEVLGLPVITQASKVELDDTTVKVQRVTDEGLAFVEATLPAVISVTEKINEPRYPSFKGIMAAKKKPVSSLSLADAGIDAGEVGLAAASTKVVEAAPKPPRSGGQKIEDDGTGGTKIVEFLSAQKLV, encoded by the coding sequence ATGAACATCGTCGTCCTGGTCAAGCAGGTGCCTGACACCTATTCCGAGCGCAAGCTCACTGAAGCCGACCACACGTTGGACCGTGACTCGGCCGACGCCGTGCTCGACGAGATCAACGAGCGCGCGGTCGAAGAAGCCCTCCGCATCCAGGAGGCACACGGCGGCGAGGTGACCGTGGTCGCCATGGGCCCCGAGCGCACCACCGAGGCCATCCGCAAAGCCCTGTCCATGGGCGCGGACAAGGCCATCCACCTCACCGACCCCGCACTGCACGGGTCCTGCCAGGTGACCACCGCCAAGGCGCTGGCCAAGCTGGTCAGCGGCATCGAGGGCGTGGACCTGGTCATCGCGGGCAACGAGTCCAGCGACGGCCGCGGCGGCGCCGTGCCGGCCATGGTCGCCGAGGTGCTCGGGCTGCCGGTGATCACCCAGGCCAGCAAGGTCGAGCTGGATGACACCACGGTCAAGGTGCAGCGCGTGACCGACGAGGGCCTGGCCTTCGTCGAGGCCACCCTGCCCGCCGTGATCAGCGTGACCGAGAAGATCAACGAGCCGCGGTACCCGTCCTTCAAGGGCATCATGGCCGCCAAGAAGAAGCCGGTCAGCTCGCTGTCCCTGGCCGATGCCGGGATCGACGCGGGCGAGGTCGGCCTGGCCGCCGCCAGCACCAAGGTCGTCGAGGCCGCGCCGAAGCCCCCGCGCTCCGGTGGCCAGAAGATCGAGGACGACGGCACCGGCGGCACCAAGATCGTTGAGTTCCTGTCCGCGCAGAAGCTCGTCTGA
- a CDS encoding DegV family protein — protein MYRRVAVVTDSTACLPTGLAERMGISVVQLQLQVGEKASDEAYLPPDEVAEAMRNQIPVRTSPPPSAAFFWTYQEAAARGAQAVVSVHLSGELSQTLEAAKEAAAQSRIPVHIIDSQSCGMSLGYGALAAAEAAGAGATVAQVKDVAQFRCHHASEFIYVDTLDWLRKGGRIGAASALIGTALGIKPVLTLHRGEIVPFSKVRGADRALEKLVQAAVDRAGDRPVDVAVEHFGSPDRARSLLEQLQARVSYGREFLLTQVSSIIGAHVGPGALGVTISPLR, from the coding sequence ATGTACCGGCGAGTAGCAGTGGTCACTGACTCGACGGCCTGCCTGCCGACGGGGCTGGCCGAACGGATGGGCATCTCCGTGGTCCAGCTGCAGCTGCAGGTGGGCGAGAAGGCCAGCGACGAGGCATACCTGCCGCCGGACGAGGTGGCCGAGGCCATGCGCAACCAGATCCCGGTGCGCACCTCGCCGCCGCCGTCGGCCGCCTTCTTCTGGACCTATCAGGAAGCCGCGGCCAGGGGCGCGCAGGCCGTGGTGTCCGTACATCTTTCCGGCGAGCTTTCGCAGACCCTGGAAGCCGCCAAGGAGGCCGCCGCCCAGTCCCGGATCCCGGTGCACATCATCGACTCGCAGTCCTGCGGGATGAGCCTTGGCTACGGCGCGCTGGCCGCGGCCGAGGCGGCGGGTGCGGGCGCGACCGTGGCCCAGGTCAAGGACGTCGCCCAGTTCCGCTGCCACCACGCCAGCGAGTTCATCTACGTCGACACCCTGGACTGGCTGCGCAAGGGCGGCCGGATCGGCGCCGCCTCGGCCCTGATCGGCACCGCGCTGGGCATCAAACCGGTGCTGACCCTGCACCGCGGCGAGATCGTGCCGTTCAGCAAGGTCCGCGGCGCCGACCGGGCGTTGGAGAAGCTGGTGCAGGCCGCGGTGGACCGGGCGGGCGACCGGCCGGTGGACGTGGCGGTGGAGCACTTCGGCTCACCTGATCGCGCCCGTTCCCTGCTCGAACAGCTCCAGGCCAGGGTCAGCTACGGCCGCGAGTTCCTGTTGACGCAGGTCAGCTCGATAATAGGAGCACACGTCGGGCCCGGGGCGCTGGGCGTGACGATCTCCCCGCTGCGCTGA
- a CDS encoding alpha/beta hydrolase, producing MPIAEPSNPLWWLVRVQVPWPDTDEDRAEELSRQWTDNSVRLSETVDRAEHTGAQVPGIWADPAGQALSGKLRDSAEFRRVQDEMRRVGEDAGRFAAEVRGTKQSIAQYIEESTPNFLKTLLLAATPAGAAAPGIYATAVAENVAKLVDSAAERIRGGQTAIVLPDPAAKFPPPPPGNNPEATAQWWKNLTDEQRDTIIAEHPELVGNRDGIPFADRDKANMNRLPEEQARLRAERDELVRQYENDPDKPFLYWERQAEAEEHRKRLAILDAKLASLDVVEQVANKDGRSLLLLTTDKERVEAAIGNGDVDNADQVAVFTPGLTTTVDGSLDSYDNDLAVLKERTETVLKNNNREGETVATVAFLGYQAPQITLDSLTDPTQTVALDKAARAGADNLAGFLRGVDGARAVDPQLTALGHSYGSTTTGLALMQGTGVDRAAIWGSPGFGTTNPAEVGLSPDRILVQENPDDPVTYPGVFGGDPGTGLPSISGDTGSVPPRYREDAGPLTAGSGHSGYTARGSTSVHNIAALIAGEQDDIVERPPINPWANLTTGGLGGN from the coding sequence ATGCCGATCGCCGAGCCGTCCAACCCGCTGTGGTGGCTGGTCCGAGTGCAGGTGCCGTGGCCGGACACCGACGAGGACCGGGCCGAGGAGCTGTCCCGGCAGTGGACGGACAACTCGGTCCGGCTCAGTGAGACCGTCGACCGGGCCGAGCACACCGGCGCCCAGGTGCCGGGCATCTGGGCGGATCCGGCCGGGCAGGCGCTGTCGGGCAAGCTGCGTGATTCCGCCGAGTTCCGCCGGGTCCAGGACGAGATGCGCCGGGTGGGCGAGGACGCCGGCCGCTTCGCCGCCGAGGTGCGCGGCACCAAGCAGTCCATCGCCCAGTACATCGAGGAGAGCACGCCGAACTTCCTCAAGACCCTGCTGCTGGCCGCCACCCCCGCCGGGGCCGCCGCGCCGGGGATCTACGCCACCGCGGTCGCGGAGAACGTGGCCAAACTGGTCGACTCCGCCGCCGAGCGGATCCGCGGCGGGCAGACCGCGATCGTGCTGCCCGATCCGGCCGCGAAGTTCCCGCCACCGCCGCCGGGCAACAATCCGGAGGCCACCGCGCAGTGGTGGAAGAACCTGACCGACGAGCAGCGGGACACGATCATCGCCGAGCACCCGGAGCTGGTCGGCAACCGGGACGGCATCCCGTTCGCCGACCGGGACAAGGCCAACATGAACCGGCTGCCCGAGGAACAGGCCAGGCTGCGGGCCGAACGGGACGAGCTGGTGCGGCAGTACGAGAACGACCCGGACAAGCCGTTCCTGTACTGGGAGCGGCAGGCCGAGGCCGAGGAGCACCGCAAGCGGCTGGCCATCCTGGACGCCAAACTCGCCTCGCTGGACGTGGTGGAGCAGGTGGCGAACAAGGACGGCCGCAGCCTGCTGCTGCTCACCACCGACAAGGAGCGGGTGGAGGCGGCCATCGGCAACGGCGATGTGGACAACGCCGACCAGGTCGCGGTGTTCACTCCCGGCCTGACCACCACCGTGGACGGCTCGCTGGACAGCTACGACAACGACCTGGCGGTGCTCAAGGAGCGCACCGAGACGGTGCTGAAGAACAACAACCGGGAGGGCGAGACCGTGGCCACGGTGGCCTTCCTCGGCTACCAGGCGCCGCAGATCACCCTGGACAGCCTCACCGACCCGACGCAGACGGTGGCCCTGGACAAGGCCGCGCGGGCGGGCGCGGACAACCTGGCCGGCTTCCTGCGCGGGGTCGACGGGGCCCGCGCGGTGGACCCGCAGCTCACCGCGCTCGGCCACTCCTACGGCTCCACCACCACCGGCCTGGCCCTGATGCAGGGCACCGGCGTGGACCGGGCCGCGATCTGGGGCTCCCCCGGCTTCGGCACCACGAATCCGGCCGAGGTGGGCCTGTCCCCTGACCGGATCCTGGTGCAGGAGAACCCGGACGACCCGGTCACCTATCCCGGGGTCTTCGGCGGCGATCCCGGCACCGGCCTGCCCTCCATCAGCGGCGACACCGGCTCCGTGCCCCCGCGCTACCGCGAGGACGCCGGGCCGCTGACCGCCGGTTCCGGCCACTCCGGGTACACCGCCAGGGGCAGCACCAGCGTGCACAACATCGCCGCGCTGATCGCGGGCGAGCAGGACGACATCGTCGAGCGCCCGCCGATCAACCCCTGGGCGAACCTGACCACCGGCGGACTGGGAGGCAACTGA
- a CDS encoding class I SAM-dependent methyltransferase yields the protein MTAESLPLTGERTVPGIAEENYWFRRHEAAYAALLPHCAGATVLEAGCGEGYGADLIASVAARVVGLDYDELTVAHVAKCYPRVSVLRGNLVALPFADGAIDVVANFQVIEHLWDQPGFLAECLRVLRPGGRLLLTTPNRITFSPGRDTPLNPFHTRELAAAELDELLRAAGFRVELLAGLHHGPRLRALDAAHGGSIIEAQVAVVLGGDGPWPEPLLGDVAGVGVGDFAIHAEDIDASLDLVAVAVRP from the coding sequence GTGACCGCCGAATCGCTGCCGCTCACCGGTGAGCGCACTGTCCCGGGCATCGCCGAGGAAAACTACTGGTTCCGTCGGCACGAGGCGGCCTACGCGGCGCTGTTGCCGCACTGCGCGGGCGCGACCGTGCTGGAGGCCGGCTGCGGGGAAGGCTACGGGGCGGATCTGATCGCCTCGGTGGCCGCGCGGGTGGTCGGGCTGGACTACGACGAGCTGACCGTGGCGCACGTGGCCAAGTGCTATCCGCGGGTGTCGGTGCTGCGCGGGAACCTGGTCGCGCTGCCCTTCGCCGACGGCGCGATCGACGTGGTGGCCAACTTCCAGGTGATCGAGCACCTGTGGGACCAGCCGGGGTTCCTGGCCGAGTGCCTGCGGGTGCTGCGGCCGGGTGGGCGGCTGCTGCTGACCACGCCGAACCGGATCACCTTCTCCCCTGGCCGGGACACCCCGCTGAACCCCTTCCACACCCGTGAACTGGCCGCGGCCGAGCTGGACGAGCTGTTGCGCGCGGCGGGTTTCCGGGTGGAGCTGCTGGCCGGGCTGCACCACGGGCCGCGGCTGCGCGCGCTGGACGCCGCGCACGGCGGGTCGATCATCGAGGCGCAGGTGGCGGTGGTGCTCGGCGGGGACGGGCCGTGGCCGGAGCCGTTGCTGGGCGATGTGGCCGGGGTCGGGGTCGGGGACTTCGCCATCCACGCCGAGGACATCGACGCCAGCCTGGACCTGGTGGCCGTGGCGGTGCGGCCGTGA
- a CDS encoding 1,4-alpha-glucan branching protein domain-containing protein — translation MSAEPIGSFSLVLHSHLPWLSHHGVWPVGEEWLYQAWAHSYQPLLRMLDRFAAEGRRDVLTLGVTPVLAAQLDDPYSLRAYHHWLGSWLNRAHFAGAQWRHGDPLLRELAAAEHRQASDTLAEFESRWRHGFSPVLRPLADNGIIELLGGPATHPFQPLLDPRLRDFALRLGLADTASRIGRAPEGIWAPECGYAPGMETGYAAAGVRRFLVDGPALHGDTAAARPVGSSEVICFGRDLEVTYRVWSPKAGYPGDPAYRDFHTYDHPSGLKPSRVTGKHVPPEQKRPYDPELAATAVARHAADFVDTVVRRLTELAARDGKPGLVVAAYDTELFGHWWHEGPAWLEAVLRALPEAGVRVTTLRGALDAGHLGTPVDLPASSWGSGKDWRVWDGEQVADLVTDGADLQRRVLSTVDSSLTGTTRDLAFDQLVREALLSLSSDWAFMVTKDSAADYARRRAKIHGGHAHELARLLAEGDRRRALRLAAELRAPDGLFGQLDARGLRAGSGG, via the coding sequence GTGAGCGCGGAACCAATCGGCAGTTTCAGCCTGGTGCTGCACAGCCATCTGCCCTGGCTGAGTCACCACGGGGTGTGGCCGGTCGGCGAGGAATGGCTTTACCAGGCGTGGGCGCACTCCTACCAGCCGCTGCTGCGGATGCTGGATCGCTTCGCCGCCGAGGGCCGCCGGGACGTGCTGACGCTGGGCGTGACGCCGGTGCTGGCCGCGCAGCTCGACGATCCCTACTCCTTACGCGCCTACCACCACTGGCTGGGCTCCTGGCTCAACCGCGCGCACTTCGCCGGCGCCCAGTGGCGGCACGGCGATCCGCTGCTGCGCGAGCTGGCCGCGGCCGAGCACCGGCAGGCATCGGACACGCTGGCCGAGTTCGAGTCGCGCTGGCGGCACGGCTTCTCCCCGGTGCTGCGACCGTTGGCGGACAACGGGATCATCGAGTTGCTGGGCGGTCCGGCCACCCACCCCTTCCAGCCGCTGCTGGATCCGCGGCTGCGGGATTTCGCGTTGCGACTGGGGCTGGCGGACACCGCGTCCCGGATCGGGCGGGCGCCGGAGGGGATCTGGGCGCCGGAGTGCGGGTACGCGCCGGGCATGGAGACCGGGTACGCGGCGGCCGGGGTGCGGCGGTTCCTGGTGGACGGTCCGGCCCTGCACGGCGACACCGCGGCGGCCCGGCCGGTCGGCTCCTCGGAGGTGATCTGCTTCGGGCGGGATCTCGAGGTGACCTACCGGGTGTGGTCGCCCAAGGCCGGGTATCCCGGCGATCCGGCGTACCGGGACTTCCACACCTACGACCACCCGTCCGGGCTGAAACCCTCCAGGGTCACCGGGAAACACGTGCCGCCGGAGCAGAAACGGCCCTACGACCCCGAGCTGGCCGCGACCGCGGTGGCCAGGCACGCCGCCGACTTCGTGGACACCGTGGTGCGCAGGCTGACCGAACTGGCCGCGCGGGACGGGAAACCGGGCCTGGTGGTGGCCGCCTACGACACCGAGCTGTTCGGGCACTGGTGGCATGAGGGCCCGGCCTGGCTGGAGGCGGTGCTGCGCGCGCTGCCCGAGGCCGGGGTGCGGGTGACCACGCTGCGCGGCGCGCTGGACGCGGGCCACCTCGGCACGCCGGTGGATCTGCCAGCCTCCTCCTGGGGGTCCGGCAAGGACTGGCGGGTCTGGGACGGCGAGCAGGTGGCCGACCTGGTCACCGACGGCGCGGACCTGCAACGCCGAGTACTGTCCACAGTGGACTCCTCGCTCACCGGCACTACTCGCGACCTCGCCTTCGACCAGCTGGTGCGGGAGGCGTTGCTGAGCCTGTCCAGCGACTGGGCGTTCATGGTCACCAAGGACTCCGCGGCCGACTACGCGCGGCGGCGGGCGAAGATCCACGGCGGGCACGCGCACGAGCTGGCCCGGCTGCTCGCCGAGGGCGATCGGCGACGGGCCCTGCGACTGGCCGCGGAACTGCGTGCGCCGGACGGGTTGTTCGGTCAGCTGGACGCGCGTGGGCTGCGGGCCGGGTCCGGTGGGTAG
- a CDS encoding glycosyltransferase family 4 protein, with product MRVLMLSWEYPPVVVGGLGRHVHALAKSLAAQGHDVVVLCRQPAGTDAVTHPGEDVVGEGVRVVRVAEDPAHLTFEDDLVAWTLAMGHAMTRTGLALLREWRPQVVHAHDWLVAHAAITLAEAADAPLVSTIHATEAGRHSGWLSHTLNQQIHSVEWWLANRSDGMITCSAAMRDEALHLFEVEPELITVLHNGIEPRRWRVDQTEVARARATHAPGGAPLLLFFGRLEWEKGVQDLLAALPRIRRSHPGARLVVAGKGIHEPHLVAAARKLRVRRAVDFVGHLSDQALSALLPAADTVILPSRYEPFGIVALEAAAAGAPLVASTAGGLGEVVRDGRTGLSFTPGDLDGLTSAVRAVLDDPAAAKRRAKAAKARLSTDFNWDLIAADTAAVYAATSRRPHPVLGRPKIPSGNVFGRE from the coding sequence ATGCGCGTGCTGATGTTGTCCTGGGAGTACCCGCCGGTGGTGGTCGGCGGCCTGGGCCGTCACGTGCACGCACTGGCGAAAAGCCTTGCCGCCCAGGGGCATGACGTGGTGGTGCTGTGCCGTCAGCCCGCGGGCACGGACGCGGTGACCCACCCCGGCGAGGACGTCGTCGGCGAGGGCGTGCGGGTGGTCAGGGTGGCCGAGGACCCGGCGCACCTGACCTTCGAGGACGACCTGGTCGCCTGGACGCTGGCCATGGGCCACGCGATGACCCGTACCGGCCTGGCCTTGCTACGCGAGTGGCGGCCGCAGGTGGTGCACGCGCACGACTGGCTGGTCGCGCACGCCGCGATCACCCTGGCCGAGGCCGCGGACGCGCCACTGGTCTCCACCATCCACGCCACCGAGGCCGGCAGGCACAGCGGCTGGCTGTCCCACACACTGAACCAGCAGATCCACTCGGTGGAATGGTGGCTGGCCAACCGCTCCGACGGCATGATCACCTGCTCGGCCGCCATGCGCGATGAGGCACTGCACCTGTTCGAGGTCGAGCCGGAGCTGATCACCGTGCTGCACAACGGGATCGAACCCCGCCGCTGGCGCGTCGACCAGACCGAGGTGGCCCGCGCCCGCGCCACCCACGCCCCCGGCGGCGCGCCGCTGCTGCTCTTCTTCGGCCGACTGGAATGGGAGAAGGGCGTCCAGGACCTGCTCGCCGCCCTCCCCCGGATCCGCCGCTCGCACCCCGGCGCCCGGCTCGTGGTGGCCGGCAAGGGAATCCACGAACCCCACCTGGTCGCCGCGGCCCGCAAACTCCGCGTCCGCCGGGCCGTCGACTTCGTCGGCCACCTCTCCGACCAGGCCCTCTCCGCCCTGCTCCCCGCCGCCGACACGGTCATCCTGCCCAGCCGCTACGAACCCTTCGGCATCGTCGCCCTGGAAGCCGCCGCCGCGGGCGCCCCCCTGGTCGCCTCCACCGCCGGCGGCCTGGGCGAGGTGGTCCGCGACGGGCGCACCGGGTTGTCGTTCACGCCGGGGGATCTGGACGGGCTGACCAGCGCGGTGCGTGCGGTGCTGGATGATCCGGCCGCGGCGAAACGCCGGGCGAAGGCGGCCAAGGCTCGGCTGTCCACGGACTTCAACTGGGATCTGATCGCGGCCGACACGGCGGCGGTGTACGCGGCGACCAGCCGTCGTCCGCATCCGGTGCTGGGGCGGCCGAAGATCCCCTCGGGCAACGTCTTCGGCCGGGAGTAG
- a CDS encoding excalibur calcium-binding domain-containing protein, with protein sequence MAVSRLWLVAGLCWGGAVLVGCASPPAVQPPRVPETSFNTTTTTAAATTTTTTTVPAPPPVPSQPPPPPVPQTSARPPAPPRTTPKPPPPPPAPKTDRRYRTCKEAKANGLGPYYLGVDPEYHWYKDADHDGKVCE encoded by the coding sequence GTGGCTGTGTCCCGATTGTGGCTGGTGGCCGGACTGTGTTGGGGAGGCGCGGTGCTCGTCGGTTGTGCCTCGCCGCCCGCGGTGCAACCGCCCCGGGTGCCGGAGACCTCGTTCAACACCACCACAACCACCGCAGCGGCAACCACCACCACGACAACAACTGTTCCGGCGCCCCCGCCGGTGCCGTCACAGCCGCCCCCGCCGCCCGTGCCGCAGACCTCGGCCAGGCCGCCAGCGCCGCCGCGGACCACCCCCAAACCGCCGCCTCCGCCACCGGCACCGAAGACCGACCGGCGATACCGGACCTGCAAGGAGGCCAAGGCGAACGGTCTTGGTCCGTACTACCTCGGCGTTGATCCGGAGTACCACTGGTACAAGGACGCCGACCACGACGGCAAGGTGTGCGAGTAA
- a CDS encoding AAA family ATPase, translating to MLLWINGTFGAGKTQVAHEIQRRLPGSHVADPEHLGCGMHRMMPKDSRADFQDIPLWRTGTREMLDRIATDAAGVVIVPMTLVNPAYYEEIIGWLRERGHEVSHHTLVVPDRELLLRRLRSRGETRNGWAALQYDRCAAALADPLFATHVPTVDRTVAEVAELVAAGAGLRLLPNRDNALTAQLRRWQVQLRHIKVG from the coding sequence ATGTTGTTGTGGATCAACGGAACATTCGGGGCAGGCAAGACCCAGGTCGCGCACGAGATCCAGCGGCGGTTGCCCGGTAGTCACGTCGCCGATCCCGAGCACCTCGGCTGTGGGATGCACCGGATGATGCCCAAGGACAGCCGTGCCGACTTCCAGGACATCCCGCTGTGGCGCACCGGCACCAGGGAGATGCTGGACCGCATCGCCACGGACGCGGCCGGGGTGGTGATCGTGCCGATGACGCTGGTGAATCCGGCCTACTACGAGGAGATCATCGGCTGGCTGCGCGAGCGCGGGCACGAGGTCAGCCACCACACGCTGGTCGTGCCGGACCGGGAGTTGTTGCTGCGGCGGTTGCGCAGCCGGGGTGAGACCCGCAACGGCTGGGCCGCGCTGCAGTACGACCGCTGTGCCGCCGCGCTGGCCGATCCGCTCTTCGCCACGCACGTGCCCACCGTGGACCGCACCGTCGCCGAGGTCGCCGAGCTGGTGGCCGCGGGGGCCGGGCTGCGGCTGCTGCCCAACCGGGACAACGCGCTGACCGCCCAGCTGCGGCGCTGGCAGGTCCAGCTCCGGCACATCAAGGTCGGCTGA
- a CDS encoding acyltransferase — translation MTSMWGAPLASRLGSWRKSRRDPRQAKFLTVASLRWVIKNRAWTPWYLVRYWRLLKFRLLNPHVILRGMVFLGRKVDLHCRPGYGRLEIGRWVHIGDGNAIRCHEGSLRIGDKAVFGKDNVVNCYLDIEIGASTLVADWVYICDFDHVTADIHQPIKDQGIVKTPVRLGPDCWLATKVTVLRGTRIGRGSVLGAHAVVKGDIPEYSIAVGAPARVVRDRRADYEADAARRSAVADMARKAKEAMRQTQGE, via the coding sequence ATGACGAGCATGTGGGGCGCGCCGCTCGCGTCGCGTCTGGGTTCGTGGCGGAAGTCACGGCGGGACCCCCGGCAGGCCAAGTTCCTGACCGTGGCCTCGCTGCGCTGGGTGATCAAGAACCGCGCCTGGACGCCCTGGTACCTGGTCCGCTACTGGCGGCTGTTGAAGTTCCGGCTGCTGAACCCGCACGTGATCCTGCGCGGCATGGTCTTCCTCGGCCGCAAGGTCGACCTGCACTGCCGACCCGGCTACGGGCGGCTGGAGATCGGCCGCTGGGTGCACATCGGCGACGGCAACGCGATCCGCTGCCACGAGGGTTCGCTGCGCATCGGCGACAAGGCGGTCTTCGGCAAGGACAACGTGGTCAACTGCTACCTCGACATCGAGATCGGCGCCTCCACCCTGGTCGCGGACTGGGTCTACATCTGCGATTTCGACCACGTCACCGCGGACATCCACCAGCCGATCAAGGACCAGGGCATCGTGAAGACCCCGGTCCGGCTGGGCCCGGACTGCTGGCTGGCCACCAAGGTCACCGTCCTGCGCGGCACCAGGATCGGCCGCGGTTCGGTGCTCGGCGCGCACGCGGTGGTCAAGGGCGATATTCCGGAGTACTCGATCGCGGTCGGCGCCCCGGCCAGGGTGGTCCGGGACCGGCGCGCGGACTACGAGGCGGACGCGGCCCGGCGCAGCGCCGTGGCCGACATGGCCCGCAAGGCCAAGGAGGCCATGCGGCAGACCCAGGGCGAGTAG
- a CDS encoding PfkB family carbohydrate kinase, whose product MPVSITVVGSVNLDLIARLPALPRPGETLTATHYAQAPGGKGANQALAARRLGADVRLVAAVGDDALAADALALLRADGVDLSELAEVPGPTGLALIQVDESAETTIVVVPGANAHLSVRPEQLTGADGVLTVLEVPEAAVVAAAEHATGFFALNAAPARPVPDAVLRRADLVVVNQSEFEQIDNIGLARTVAITHGAKGAELRRDGQTVAEAAPPRVTAVDGTAAGDAFTAALMLSLLEGHSDTEALRRACAVGALTATRHGAQPALPTRAEVEEVLG is encoded by the coding sequence GTGCCTGTATCCATCACCGTTGTCGGCAGCGTCAACCTCGATCTCATCGCCCGGTTGCCCGCCCTGCCCCGTCCCGGCGAGACGCTGACCGCCACCCACTACGCCCAGGCCCCCGGCGGCAAGGGGGCCAACCAGGCCCTGGCCGCGCGCAGGCTGGGCGCGGATGTGCGCCTGGTGGCCGCGGTCGGCGACGACGCGCTGGCCGCCGACGCGCTGGCCCTGCTGCGCGCGGACGGGGTGGACCTGTCCGAGCTGGCCGAGGTGCCGGGGCCGACCGGGCTGGCGCTGATCCAGGTCGACGAGTCGGCCGAGACCACCATCGTGGTGGTGCCAGGGGCCAACGCGCACCTGAGCGTGCGCCCGGAGCAGCTCACCGGCGCGGACGGGGTGCTGACCGTGCTGGAGGTGCCGGAGGCGGCCGTGGTCGCCGCGGCCGAGCACGCCACCGGCTTCTTCGCGCTCAACGCCGCCCCGGCCCGCCCGGTGCCGGACGCGGTGCTGCGCCGGGCCGACCTGGTCGTGGTCAACCAGAGCGAGTTCGAGCAGATCGACAACATCGGGCTGGCCCGCACGGTGGCCATCACGCACGGCGCCAAGGGCGCTGAGCTGCGCCGGGACGGGCAGACCGTGGCCGAGGCCGCGCCGCCGCGGGTGACCGCGGTGGACGGCACCGCGGCCGGGGACGCCTTCACCGCCGCGCTGATGCTCAGCCTGCTGGAAGGCCACTCCGACACCGAGGCGCTGCGCCGGGCCTGCGCGGTCGGCGCGCTCACCGCCACCCGGCACGGCGCCCAGCCCGCGCTGCCCACCCGCGCCGAGGTCGAGGAGGTGCTCGGATGA